A genomic stretch from Psilocybe cubensis strain MGC-MH-2018 chromosome 1, whole genome shotgun sequence includes:
- a CDS encoding Low molecular weight phosphotyrosine protein phosphatase: MGEAVLKEVARKRGIEIVVDSCGTAGYHVGESPDERTVAICQKHNVPIDSYARQVATSDFVRFTHILASDESNLQNLNRIKPSNTTADVRLWGSYLDNKPIPDPYYGGMSDFEKVYQQCVRLSNAFLDEVTTKDSKS, translated from the exons ATGGGCGAGGCGGTTTTGAAGGAAGTTGCTCGTAAACGGGGTATTGAAATAGTCGTCGATAGCTGTGGAACAGCTGGATATCATGTTGGTGAATCACCCGACGAAAG AACGGTGGCAATCTGCCAGAAA CACAATGTCCCCATAGACAGCTATGCTCGCCAGGTTGCAACCTCTGACTTTGTTCGGTTCACGCATATTCTTGCATCCGACGAAAGCAACCTTCAGAACCTCAATAGAATCAAACCTTCTAATACCACTGCCGATGTACGACTCTGGGGTTCATATCTTGACAATAAACCTATTCCAGATCCTTATTACGGCGGTATG TctgactttgagaaggtgtacCAGCAGTGCGTTCGATTGTCGAATGCATTCTTAGACGAAGTCACGACAAAGGATTCGAAATCATGA
- a CDS encoding hypothetical protein (Uncharacterized protein YIL067C), which yields MAVPSDFTVLDISGKFVMNKTLSDQRTDTILQLQGVSWLKRKAISIGTITLAIKHYKDEDGVEHIDIDQTLTGGIPGTRETRTLWWKERQNEDHLFGAVIGKSRRVKAEELDIPFLQGPWTADTLEHGLIQSYVESDTPKSGTTWIANQTWGIEEIDGERRYVRHVKFTGPKAEDIEAKLVYDYAPAPLFNIDIRVAGRHIVLPIETIIIKTTRPLTSPWIFIILAAAYIIGFAFFARAQSFLTPPSSFIGCTSTFYLANNQCGQDGDGCGPFDASSFDFRCPAQCDNVILQNPRTVGNEQIVFKPLLVGGGDVNMTYRGDSFICAAAIQAGVISQQKGGCGSLNLIGNFTNFLPFTSHGLTSIGFPTVFPSAFQFLGSTSLSHCADLRNEALVFNVLVTSALFIILRPKSIVLYWCLVCIGFWHVILFSQPTGPPPKLDVAFESFLPVLFIAYAFWRLGFRFVMPAFRGAPLEACILYLSGYWVGVLNNLTFDKLPLSRLTSSDLGKRNGAITTLVVMLVIIVILAINQVRVIRKTGWLPYYAGWYIAGGLVTLVLALLPGLELRLHHYIIPMIIIPGTAFPTRLSAIYQGLLLGLFLNGTAAFGLDSILQTPDDLRQDAPLGSDLPVWSTNSTNYNSSIPFANQLIFWDPLIPNWDGFALLVDDVQRYAGPALNFSLASLNASLPHFFRLAYTSMGSSGDFTKAATLWPNGTWVDPLPGPS from the exons ATGGCCGTTCCCTCAGACTTCACCGTTCTCGATATCTCGGGCAAGTTCGTCATG AACAAGACCCTGTCGGACCAACGCACCGATACTATCCTTCAACTACAAGGTGTCAGTTGGTTAAAGAGAAAGGCAATCAGTATTGGCACCATCACGCTTGCAATCAAGCACTACAAGGACGAAGATGGTGTTGAAcatatcgacatcgaccaAACGCTCACCGGAGGAATTCCAGGAACCAGGGAGACCAGGACGCTCTggtggaaagaaagacaaaatgAGGACCATCTCTTTGGCGCCGTCATTGGAAAGTCACGACGAGTCAAGGCTGAAGAGCTTGACATCCCTTTCCTTCAGGGACCCTGGACCGCGGATACCCTGGAACACGGCCTCATTCAATCGTACGTCGAGAGTGATACACCCAAGAGCGGCACTACTTGGATCGCCAACCAG ACATGGGGTATTGAGGAGATTGACGGGGAGAGGCGGTATGTCAGACATGTTAAATTCACTGGACCCAAGGCGGAAGACATTGAAGCAAAGCTTGTCTATGACTACG CCCCTGCTCCCCTTTTCAATATTGATATTCGTGTTGCTGGGCGTCACATAGTGCTACCTATCGAAACAATTATCATCAAGACAACCCGACCACTCACTTCACCTTGGATATTTATAATTCTTGCCGCAGCATACATCATCGGTTTTGCTTTTTTCGCTCGAGCGCAATCGTTTCTTACACCTCCATCTTCGTTTATTGGGTGTACTTCCACCTTTTACCTGGCTAATAACCAGTGCGGACAGGATGGCGATGGTTGCGGGCCGTTTGATGCATCTTCTTTCGATTTCCGGTGTCCTGCACAGTGCGACAATGTCATTCTACAGAACCCTCGGACCGTGGGGAACGAGCAGATTGTTTTTAAACCTCTTCTTGTAGGCGGCGGGGATGTCAATATGACTTATCGTGGTGATAGTTTTATTTGTGCTGCTGCCATACAGGC TGGCGTTATTTCCCAGCAGAAAGGAGGCTGTGGAAGTCTCAACCTCATCGGCAATTTCACTAATTTTCTCCCCTTCACATCTCACGGGCTCACATCTATTGGATTCCCTACGGTTTTTCCTAGTGCCTTTCAGTTCCTCGGCTCCACATCTCTCTCTCACTGCGCGGACCTTCGAAACGAAGCCCTCGTATTCAACGTTCTCGTCACTAGTGCATTATTCATCATACTACGCCCAAAATCCATTGTGCTCTACTGGTGTCTGGTTTGCATCGGTTTTTGGCATGTCATTTTATTCTCACAACCTACTGGACCACCTCCGAAGCTGGACGTCGCGTTTGAATCATTCCTCCCTGTATTATTCATAGCATATGCCTTCTGGAGACTAGGATTCCGATTCGTGATGCCGGCGTTCCGAGGTGCTCCTTTAGAAGCGTGTATTCTTTATCTCAGTGGATACTGGGTCGGAGTTCTGAATAATCTTACTTTTGATAAATTGCCTCTGAGCCGCCTCACGTCGTCCGATCTGGGAAAAAGGAATGGAGCGATCACAACTTTGGTCGTGATGCTTGTGATCATCGTCATTTTGGCCATAAACCAGGTTCGCGTTATACGCAAAACCGGCTGGCTACCGTACTATGCTGGATGGTATATAGCAGGCGGACTTGTGACGCTTGTTCTTGCCTTACTGCCAGGACTGGAACTTCGCTTGCACCACTATATCATACCAATGATCATTATTCCTGGAACTGCGTTTCCGACCCGATTGTCTGCGATATACCAAGGGTTGTTGCTTGGTCTTTTCCTCAATGGAACAGCAGCATTTGGCCTGGACTCTATACTCCAAACACCCGATGAT CTTCGTCAAGACGCTCCTCTTGGTTCTGATCTTCCCGTATGGTCGACAAATTCGACGAACTACAATTCCTCCATTCCGTTCGCCAATCAGCTTATATTTTGGGATCCTTTAATTCCAAACTGGGATGGATTTGCCCTTTTGGTGGACGATGTTCAAAGATACGCAGGACCAGCGCTCAATTTCTCTTTGGCTTCACTCAATGCCAGCCTACCTCATTTCTTTAGACTTGCC TACACCTCTATGGGCTCTTCGGGAGACTTCACGAAGGCTGCGACATTGTGGCCAAATGGAACATGGGTTGATCCACTTCCAGGACCTTCGTAG